A window of Formosa sp. Hel1_31_208 contains these coding sequences:
- the gldF gene encoding gliding motility-associated ABC transporter permease subunit GldF, translating to MLAILKKEINTFFASPIGYLVIAIFLLLNGLFLWLFKGDFNVLDNGFADLSTFFLLAPWILIFLVPAVTMRSFSDEKKQGTLELLLTKPISHLSIVLGKYFGALVLIIIALIPTLLYVYTISKLGNPEGNLDVGSVMGSYFGLLFLVAAYTAIGVFASSLSDNQIVAFISAVFISFFFYFGFEGLSNYNLFGDTFYIENLGMESHFKSMSRGVIDTRDIIYFLSITAFFIVLTKLNLKRANQ from the coding sequence ATGCTAGCAATCCTTAAAAAAGAAATCAACACCTTCTTCGCCTCACCTATTGGATATTTGGTGATTGCTATTTTTTTATTACTAAACGGACTCTTTCTTTGGTTGTTTAAGGGTGATTTTAATGTGCTTGATAATGGTTTTGCCGATTTATCGACTTTCTTTTTATTAGCACCATGGATTCTTATTTTCTTAGTACCTGCAGTAACTATGCGCAGTTTTTCCGATGAAAAAAAACAAGGAACTTTAGAACTGTTACTCACAAAACCCATCAGCCACTTAAGCATTGTACTAGGAAAGTATTTTGGGGCCTTGGTATTAATCATCATAGCTCTTATTCCAACCTTACTTTATGTGTATACCATTTCAAAATTAGGCAATCCTGAAGGTAATTTAGACGTCGGTAGTGTGATGGGCTCCTATTTTGGACTCCTATTTCTAGTCGCAGCATACACAGCAATAGGCGTGTTCGCCTCAAGTCTATCTGATAATCAAATTGTCGCTTTTATTAGTGCCGTTTTTATAAGTTTCTTTTTCTATTTCGGATTTGAAGGTTTGTCTAATTACAATCTTTTTGGTGATACATTTTATATCGAAAATTTAGGCATGGAATCCCATTTTAAAAGTATGAGTCGTGGTGTTATAGATACCAGAGATATTATTTATTTTTTGAGTATCACGGCCTTCTTTATTGTTTTAACTAAGTTAAATCTTAAACGCGCTAATCAATGA
- a CDS encoding putative quinol monooxygenase: MFVRIVKMSFDPKAIEEFLANFERNKLHIRGFEGCEFLELYRDKHNTNIFFTYSYWQTETHLEAYRHSELFKSVWSKTKPLFNAKPEAWSVDKVASLK; the protein is encoded by the coding sequence ATGTTTGTACGCATCGTAAAAATGAGTTTTGACCCAAAGGCAATAGAAGAGTTTCTCGCTAATTTTGAACGTAATAAACTTCATATTAGGGGATTTGAAGGTTGTGAATTTTTGGAACTTTATAGAGATAAACACAATACTAATATCTTTTTTACGTATAGTTATTGGCAAACAGAAACGCATTTGGAAGCTTATAGGCATTCTGAATTATTTAAATCCGTATGGTCTAAAACCAAACCTTTGTTTAATGCGAAACCAGAAGCTTGGAGTGTAGACAAGGTCGCTTCGCTTAAGTGA
- a CDS encoding S-adenosyl-l-methionine hydroxide adenosyltransferase family protein, with protein sequence MAIITLTTDFGEKDHFAGAIKGAIYSELPDVRIVDISHSVQPFNVPEAAYIIQNAYSSFPKGTIHVIGIDSELNPENKHIAVKLDDHYFICANNGIMSMICSEIAPQKIVEINIHDRVATSFPVLDVFVNVACHIARGGTLEVIGKLIQTIKPIKNLNPFVNDEKNQIIGSVIYIDNYGNVITNIKRQFFESVQKTRTYEISARSYKFKNIFDKYSDAINFEIPEEKRYDEGKGLVVFNSSGYLEIAVYKSDNYTVGSASTLMGLKVMDTVTVNFLKT encoded by the coding sequence ATGGCAATCATCACATTAACAACTGATTTTGGTGAAAAAGATCACTTTGCTGGGGCTATAAAAGGTGCTATTTATAGTGAACTGCCAGATGTACGGATTGTTGATATCTCTCATTCGGTACAGCCTTTTAATGTGCCAGAAGCTGCTTACATCATTCAGAATGCTTACAGTAGCTTTCCTAAAGGCACTATTCATGTGATTGGAATCGATTCTGAGCTCAATCCTGAGAATAAACATATTGCCGTTAAACTAGATGACCATTACTTCATTTGTGCTAACAATGGTATCATGAGTATGATTTGCTCTGAAATTGCACCACAAAAAATTGTAGAGATTAATATTCATGATCGGGTGGCAACGAGTTTTCCTGTATTAGACGTTTTTGTTAATGTGGCTTGTCATATTGCCCGTGGTGGAACACTTGAGGTGATTGGAAAACTAATTCAGACCATTAAACCCATTAAAAATTTAAATCCGTTTGTGAATGATGAAAAAAATCAAATTATTGGCAGTGTGATTTATATTGATAACTACGGAAATGTAATTACCAACATTAAGCGTCAGTTTTTTGAAAGTGTACAAAAGACCAGAACCTATGAGATTTCTGCGCGTAGTTATAAGTTTAAAAACATATTTGACAAATATAGTGATGCTATAAATTTTGAAATTCCAGAGGAGAAACGCTATGATGAAGGTAAAGGCTTGGTTGTGTTTAATTCGTCTGGTTATTTGGAAATAGCCGTATATAAAAGTGATAATTACACGGTTGGTAGTGCTTCTACCCTTATGGGTTTAAAAGTAATGGATACGGTAACTGTTAACTTTTTAAAAACTTAA